The Helianthus annuus cultivar XRQ/B chromosome 16, HanXRQr2.0-SUNRISE, whole genome shotgun sequence genome includes a window with the following:
- the LOC110894460 gene encoding cis-3-alkyl-4-alkyloxetan-2-one decarboxylase, with protein MSSVLLHSLTPLPPYRRRSTALRSTHHVLQQTSKRSIAFTCKSLTDDGDDGYLLDAPVSAGDGFSFSGGKYSDGPNPADEWFKQGRYMKAHPVYGTGEKAKDPIFGLAMGGSSQASTDVFRWFCVESGNVDKPSVLLIHGFPSQAYSYRKVLPLLSKDYHAIAFDWLGFGYSDKPQPKYGFDYTLDEFVSALESVIDELGVNKVSLVVQGYFAPIVVKYASNHQEKLNDLILINPPLTAKHANLPSTLSIFSNFLLGEIFSQDPLRASDKALTSCGPYKMKEDDAMVYRRPYLTSGSSGFALNAISRSMKKELKKYVEEMRKILMDDDWKVKTSICWGQRDRWLDFDGVEDFCKAAKHRLVELPMAGHHVQEDSGEELGSILAGLISRKVRI; from the exons ATGTCCTCCGTCCTCCTCCACTCCCTCACCCCATTGCCGCCGTATCGCCGCCGCAGCACCGCCCTCAGATCCACTCATCACGTTCTCCAACAAACAAGCAAGAGATCGATCGCATTCACCTGCAAATCCCTCACTGATGATGGCGATGAC GGTTATTTGTTGGACGCACCTGTTTCTGCTGGAGATGGCTTCTCGTTTAGTGGAG GAAAGTATTCGGATGGACCGAATCCGGCTGATGAATGGTTTAAGCAAGGAAGATAT ATGAAAGCACATCCTGTTTATGGCACTGGTGAAAAGGCCAAGGATCCAATTTTTGGTCTTGCAATGGGTGGTAGTTCTCAAGCCTCAACGGATGTCTTCAG ATGGTTTTGTGTAGAAAGTGGAAACGTTGATAAACCTTCAGTTTTATTGATTCACGGATTCCCTTCACAG GCTTATTCGTACCGCAAGGTACTTCCACTGCTATCCAAGGACTATCATGCTATTGCTTTTGATTGGTTAG GTTTTGGATATTCGGACAAGCCTCAACCCAAATATGGGTTCGATTACACCTTAGATG AATTTGTGTCGGCTTTGGAATCTGTTATTGACGAGCTTGGTGTCAATAAGGTTTCCCTGGTTGTTCAG GGGTATTTTGCGCCCATTGTTGTTAAATACGCAAGCAATCATCAGGAGAAGTTGAATGATCTCATACTGATTAATCCTCCT CTAACAGCCAAGCATGCGAACCTGCCTTCAACGTTGTCCATATTCAGCAACTTTTTGTTGGGTGAAATATTCTCACAG GATCCTCTTAGGGCAAGTGATAAGGCGTTGACAAGCTGTGGGCCTTACAAAATGAAAGAAGACGATGCTATGGTGTATAGGAGACCATATCTTACCTCTGGTTCCTCTGGCTTTGCTCTAAATGCAATTAGTCGTTCAATGAAAAAGGAACTTAAG AAATATGTTGAAGAAATGAGAAAGATTCTGATGGACGATGATTGGAAAGTTAAAACTTCAATATGTTGGGGACAAAGAGACCGCTGGCTAGACTTTGACGGAGTTGAAGATTTCTGCAAGGCTGCAAAACATCGACTAGTCGAACTTCCAATG GCAGGGCATCATGTACAAGAGGACTCTGGTGAAGAACTTGGAAGCATTCTCGCTGGACTCATTAGCAGAAAGGTCCGAATTTGA
- the LOC110894459 gene encoding uncharacterized protein LOC110894459 — MKNTYVNLPRKRPTSVLCIILFGAILVSSTFFIAGAIIGVNHKQLQQLRAIVVQKFPELQKPEVTPTNVCQNQCSPDGSEALPKGIVAKTSDLEMRPLWGPRKKRKNPKAPMSLLAMAVGKKQKANVNEMIKKFPSDDFVIMLFHYDGIVDDWKDLEWSSRAIHLSAISQTKWWFAKRFLHPDVVSEYAYIFLWDEDLGVQNFDAGRYVSIIRNEGLHISQPALDPEKSEVHHEMTTREKGSTVHRRIERMSRSKKNCYRNSTDPPCTGWVEMMAPVFSKEAWRCVWYMIQNDLIHAWGLDMQLGYCAQGNRTQYIGIVDSEYVVHYGLPTLGGSENKTNSESPKQPTQDTVSLESNHIDIRTEVRKQSFNELETFKRRWRKAVEEDDCWVDPYNHQ, encoded by the exons atgaagaacacttat GTCAATTTGCCTAGAAAGAGGCCAACATCAGTACTTTGTATCATTCTTTTTGGCGCTATATTAGTTTCGTCGACTTTCTTTATAGCAGGCGCAATCATCGGTGTAAATCATAAACAG TTACAACAGCTACGGGCAATCGTGGTTCAAAAGTTTCCAGAACTACAAAAGCCTGAGGTTACACCAACAAACGTATGCCAG AATCAATGCAGTCCTGATGGAAGTGAAGCTTTACCTAAAGGTATTGTAGCGAAAACATCTGATCTAGAGATGCGGCCATTATGGGGACCACGTAAGAAACGG AAGAATCCGAAAGCACCAATGAGCTTGTTGGCTATGGCAGTTGGAAAGAAGCAAAAAGCAAATGTGAATGAAATGATTAAGAAG TTCCCATCGGATGATTTTGTGATCATGCTCTTCCATTATGACGGGATTGTCGATGATTGGAAGGATCTAGAATGGAGTAGTCGCGCCATACATCTTTCGGCTATTAGTCAAACAAAGTG GTGGTTCGCTAAGAGGTTCTTGCACCCAGATGTTGTTTCCGAGTATGCTTACATTTTCCTTTGGGATGAAGATCTTGGTGTCCAAAATTTTGATGCCGGAAG atatgtatcGATAATTAGAAACGAAGGGCTTCATATCTCACAGCCTGCACTCGATCCTGAGAAATCAGAGGTGCATCATGAAATGACAACACGAGAAAAAGGGTCAACAGTACACAG aaggattgaaagaatgagTCGTTCGAAAAAGAACTGCTATAGAAACAGTACAGATCCTCCATGTACAGG GTGGGTCGAAATGATGGCTCCCGTGTTCTCAAAAGAAGCATGGCGGTGTGTATGGTATATGATTCAG AATGACTTGATTCACGCGTGGGGGTTAGACATGCAACTGGGCTATTGTGCACAAGGTAATAGAACACAATATATTGGGATTGTTGACTCGGAGTATGTTGTTCACTATGGTCTTCCTACACTCGGCGGTTCAGAAAACAAG ACAAATAGTGAATCACCCAAACAGCCTACACAAGATACGGTCTCATTGGAATCCAATCACATTGATATAAGAACTGAG GTTAGAAAGCAGTCATTTAACGAACTAGAAACATTCAAGAGAAGATGGCGAAAAGCAGTTGAAGAAGATGACTGTTGGGTTGATCCATACAACCATCAGTAA